The Silene latifolia isolate original U9 population chromosome X, ASM4854445v1, whole genome shotgun sequence genome contains the following window.
TCCATACCCCGTACTTTTAGCATAGTCACTTGTTGGTGGGCTTGCGGCCTTTTATGGTGaaacataataaaataaaatgtgTAATAAAACAAAGTTGAAAAATGAAGTGCattaaattttgaaaatcatCTTTAACATACAACTAACAAGATGAGGATCCGATAAGAGTTTTTGGATTTATGCAGGATCTAAGGTATCATGCTTAGTATTGTGATTCATGATGAGTTGGGGATCCTTTGTCTGGTTAAAATGTCGTGTTGTCAGAGctttgaaactctttgaattgTTGGGGCGGCTAAAAGGGGCTGATGACTGATTTTAAATGTTCATTTGTCTTTCATCATCTTGAATATTTTTGTGGAGATTTTTATGATTTTGTCACCTTTATACAAGCTTAGATTTTTGCTGACTTGAATAATTGTTGTGCTTCAATGTTGTGTTTGCAGGTTTGTCCTATATGTGTGAAGAGAGTAGGGATAGACATGGTTGGCCATATCACAACTCAACACGGGAATATATTAAAAATATCCTTTCACTTTCAAATACGTACTAATTATGCTGATTGTGCATTAATTTGTTTTGTTTCCTTGTTTATTTTAAGAATATTAAATCACTTTGTAGCACGTGCTATCCTGTAAAATGTAAATGGGTTCTTGAGTCAGCAATAACCAATTACTAGCAGTCTAGACAGTCGATGTGGAGGCGTGGAGCTGCTCTTTAAGTCCTCTTTATGTATTCCCTATAGCTTGGTACCGGATTGGTTAACCCACGTCTCTTTTACAGTCTGCTTCTCTTATGGTACACTTGTGACTTGTGGAGGTTTATCCAATTTTGATGACCTTCAGATCTTGAGATTCTAGTATCTAAACATCTTTTGTATTCCCTAGCTCTCAGCCCAGGTCCTGCATTGGCAGATTATACTTTTAGTTGCTTTAGTATAGTTTTGAGTCTTTCGACAGTggagatttgttttttttttttttttttttatcttgctCATCTTTGTTTTTGTGTACTCCGTATATGTTTACGACCTCTGAAACTTTTATGGCAGCTTCTTGTTCATATCTTGTTATCACTTCAACAATATTGTTACTAGCGAGTAAAACTTCAGGGTAAATTACTTATTGCATTATAATATTTTCCATATCAATCCAGTAGTTACCCTTTCTGAAATTGCTGATAAACTTCTTTGTCATATTTCCTTGACTGTACTATTACGTTCAACGGAAGAGGAGATTGCACAGAGGTGCACCAAATTCAATGTTTGATATACTGAGAAAGCAATTGCAAGAAGGAAATCAGCAATCTCTCTTTAGGGGATCTTCCTTTATGCGTTCCTCGTCAAATCCAGACCCCGATCCTTTATTGTCATCTTTTATATATAATTCGAACACTGCAAATGATGTCAGGAAGGAAGAACCACATTCGTCCAAGGCAACATGCTCACTTCCAGCAGCGGCAGTGGAAAAGAGCTCAGAAAGGTGAAGTTACTTTTCCACTTTTTCCACAAAAGGGGGTAGGGGTGGTCACTGGGGTAAGCTAGGATTAGAGCAAATTCATGAACTATCTCAATACAAGCTGATTGGGTCTCACAGTAATACTTTATAGCAAAATTGCCCAAACTATAGGATCCTAAGCCTCCGCTCCCTTAAATGTCCCTCGACCTTTGTCAGTATCTTATGTGTCTTATAGAAGTACTAGTTTTGGAGATGACTACATTGTCAGTAATGCTGATATATATGATGATGGTTTTATTAGAGAGAATACATGTTTTCCCCGCTATCTGTTCAGCTCTTTGCTGAATACAGAGAAGTATTTCACACCAAAACAGTGTGAATTTTTGTATGTTAGTTGTTCACAACTTCACATTAGAGGTAAATTTGAGTCTCCGGGGCTTGAGCTGATCTGATGTTTGCATTTGTCTGGAACAGTCCCCCGCAGCCTGCACTTTCCGAAAAGGACCATGAAGAGGAGGCTAGGAAATGTGAATTTGTTCAAGAGTTGCTCCTCTCCATGATGCTGGATGACATTTTATGAACCCGAAAGCAGCACTAAAATGCCGCAAGTGTTGGCTTCCAAAGAAAGGGGAAATCAAGACAAGTAATTGTGCCAATGGCTTGAGAGAACGAATGGAAATATTGCGCTGCTCAGAAAGTTTGAGAGTGTACCTCTGCTATCCCTGTAATGTTATACTGCTCGTTGTATATAGCCGTGTCCAAGTACACACTTAGATGCAATAATATGATGCAATAACATATGGTTTCTGAATCGATGTCTCCTTTTTCATTTTCTGTGTCAGCTCGTTTGTGTATGCTCTCAACCTATGTAAAGGGGCTTTTATGATGCTAATTATATCAGAAATGTGTTTACGATACTCATTACAGGGGCGTTGTGAATCTGTGTCTCTACAAGACTACGAGGACCCGATTGCTACAAACTGCAGAGCAATTTGAGCAGCAAGTCTAAGTCTTACAGAAGACCCGGTTGGTACCGAGTGGAATAACATCTTAATTGACAGCCAAACCATACTAAGTCAAATCAGCAATCAACCATACAACTATTACAAGTACAAGTAAACATTTTCTGTTAATAATCTGAAAAACATAGGGAAGGAAATTAAATTTTTGAGACAAGTACACTTTGACTGTTTTCAAAGTGTAAATATTACGAGTagctaattaaaaaaaaaaaaaaaaaactacggaTTAAGCGTGTAATCCGTATTTTCTCTCATCAGAATTGTAAAAACAGGAAAAAGGCATGACAGAAATcttaaagaaataaaaacaatctATACTCGGTATGTTCGTGTCTCGGTGTGTGATCAATTTAATTGGTGTGATGGTCAATTTTATCGGTCAGACCAAGACACGAGCATATTTGATGTTAAAAACATTTGTACATATTTCTATCAAATACGTTGTATCTCTATAGATGAGCATTTAAATTACCAGTAATTATTGTGTGAGACAATCTTACACTATAAGACGGTCTATTTGTAAAAAAAATCACCCttttatttgtaaaaaaaatcaCCCTTTTattgcaccgctgaccaagtcaacatattgagcaaggtcaaagatatccacagcaagtcaacgacttaggcaCTTAACCGATCACCCATCTACTGTCACTGGTCTCGGATGGCAACCTGCCaaagggacacatacccgcgtactcacatccaagaccctcggcggtgagtcaacaggcccGCCCGGCCGCCATAGGTCCCtaccgaggggtagatcagtctttccacctgctagccacttggccacttggccactacatgacaaaaggagaaagtttataaatactcctcaaccttcattgaggaaaggatccacaacttaacctaagaaacactattcatctggtataatcttccttatctctctacaacatacatttagccaaggaacaacttatcccctaagttactgacttgagcgtcggagtgagtacgcttggcacaaagccaaagccccgttcgttcattgttgcaggagaggccgaggggaacgataaagacaagaatgattcaaccaaggacatcattctacaagcaacgggtggtaacgaatatctgctctgggattacacccggaacaattggcgccgtctgtggggacacaatgaccgatacgctagaagaattgctatcgagccataaccccgattacctcggccttaaccgagagcgacggggacacaatgaccgatacgctagaagaattgctatcgagccataaccccgattacctcggccttagccgagagcgacggggacacaatgaccggtacgctaaaAGAAATGATAAAGACGTTACgcagttgagatatgcattctaactgactcggccatgccgacggtaaaaacgaaggcactcgattaataacgcaagaaaatAAGTAAAAGGTTCGTAATCAaagtcccggccaagccgaggaccgaaaagataaaactttattgaaaatgattgcAAGGAGAGAGCAcggacggccgtccccataaggatagcctaaactctacctaccaaagctttacaaaaagctaggaaacaaaaaaacaaaaggttacagacttgggatttgaagcgccaaaagatggcagggagagaaggctcaataattggcccccgaacagctaaagctatccgagacgccgggtgagtccggtgacgaccgcccgtctccctatgcctgttcttTGCGCCTCCATCAGCAGCAAAGATCCCGTGGCCGGCTCGAGAAGAgggctcgacattttcaagtgcctttagcccgtcaccctccttcacctttgcatcataggccgccttggcctcgcaACCgagccgcctccgccttctctcGCAGCCGCCGCTCTCCGCAAAGATCGCCCATCTCGTCCAAAAAGcggtcaaatttatcccacggaaagagccctcggggacgagccttcttattgcctccctggtcgcctcctcggcccggtcccggaattgggcgcacattttagggagaagatcatcttgaagcattgcaatatccttctccttttgagcaagggtaGCTCGCGCGTCCCCgagcgcctccgcctggttgtggaacagatccttccacttttcccccttggcaaccacggcgtcgtaACCATCCttgtacctgtcccgctcctc
Protein-coding sequences here:
- the LOC141617571 gene encoding protein DEHYDRATION-INDUCED 19 homolog 4-like; translation: MEGGDSWSSNFSSSSFRRYQLRSDVYLGDDLEVEDDYKQEFSCPFCVEEFDIVGLFCHMDEEHQVELKNGVCPICVKRVGIDMVGHITTQHGNILKVQRKRRLHRGAPNSMFDILRKQLQEGNQQSLFRGSSFMRSSSNPDPDPLLSSFIYNSNTANDVRKEEPHSSKATCSLPAAAVEKSSESPPQPALSEKDHEEEARKCEFVQELLLSMMLDDIL